In Colwellia sp. PAMC 20917, a single genomic region encodes these proteins:
- the ispC gene encoding 1-deoxy-D-xylulose-5-phosphate reductoisomerase: MRKLCILGSTGSIGVSTLEVVRLHPTLFSVESLSANTRVDEMLAQCQEFKPSTVVMVAEHAAQALKVKLDQNGLQNIQVLSGGQGLIDIAQADTTDTVMAAIVGASGLLSTMAAVKSGKRVLLANKEALVTSGALFIDAVEKYGAELLPIDSEHNAIFQCLPANVQAKPGRCDLASNGVSKILLTGSGGPFRTFSVEQLAEVTPAQACAHPNWEMGRKISVDSATMMNKGLEFIEAKWLFNIDPDDIRVVLHPQSTIHSMVQYKDGSVIAQMGNPDMRTPIAHALAYPQRIDSGVAPLDFFNTPSFEFEDVDYQKYPNLKLAIAACKSGQGACTALNAANEIAVDAFLNEKIKFTDIAKINETSVNKFVSERVASIDDVVALDASAREFSRNLIASGCFVVNDVAINEVNEKGNL; encoded by the coding sequence ATGCGTAAACTTTGTATTTTAGGTTCAACAGGATCGATAGGTGTTAGCACCTTAGAGGTTGTTAGGCTTCATCCCACGTTATTTTCTGTTGAGTCTTTATCAGCGAATACTCGTGTTGACGAAATGTTGGCGCAGTGTCAGGAATTTAAGCCAAGCACTGTCGTTATGGTGGCCGAGCATGCCGCACAAGCTTTAAAAGTAAAACTTGACCAAAACGGTTTACAAAATATTCAAGTACTTAGTGGCGGACAAGGCTTAATTGATATTGCTCAAGCTGATACCACAGATACGGTCATGGCTGCTATTGTTGGGGCGTCAGGTCTTTTGTCAACTATGGCCGCAGTTAAGTCGGGAAAAAGAGTACTGTTAGCAAATAAAGAAGCTTTAGTGACTTCCGGCGCTTTGTTTATAGATGCGGTTGAAAAGTATGGTGCAGAATTACTGCCGATAGACAGTGAACACAATGCTATTTTCCAGTGTTTACCCGCTAATGTACAAGCTAAGCCAGGTCGATGCGACTTAGCAAGTAATGGCGTCAGTAAAATATTACTGACTGGCTCTGGTGGTCCGTTTAGAACTTTTTCAGTCGAACAGTTAGCAGAGGTAACCCCAGCACAAGCTTGTGCCCACCCTAATTGGGAAATGGGCCGTAAAATTTCTGTAGACTCTGCGACCATGATGAATAAAGGTCTAGAATTTATTGAAGCAAAATGGTTGTTTAATATCGACCCTGACGATATCCGCGTTGTTTTACATCCGCAAAGTACCATTCATTCAATGGTGCAATATAAAGACGGTAGCGTGATAGCTCAAATGGGTAATCCTGATATGCGTACCCCCATTGCTCATGCCTTGGCTTATCCGCAGAGAATTGATTCAGGTGTCGCACCTTTAGATTTTTTCAATACGCCATCATTTGAATTTGAAGATGTCGATTATCAAAAGTATCCTAATTTAAAATTAGCCATAGCTGCTTGTAAAAGTGGCCAAGGTGCATGTACAGCTTTAAACGCCGCTAATGAAATTGCCGTTGATGCTTTTTTGAACGAAAAAATAAAATTTACTGATATTGCAAAAATAAATGAAACTTCTGTGAATAAATTTGTCTCAGAAAGGGTGGCATCAATTGATGATGTTGTTGCGCTTGATGCAAGTGCTAGAGAATTTTCACGTAATTTAATTGCCAGTGGCTGCTTTGTAGTCAATGATGTGGCGATTAATGAAGTTAACGAAAAAGGTAATCTATAG
- a CDS encoding phosphatidate cytidylyltransferase: MLKQRIITAVILAPLTIFAIFYLPLDQFAALFMAVMAIGAWEWGPLMGFANKRRRLAFVCATIILISALWYALPLLQLWSIDGQLHSGVSLVLWIAVAWWFLSATLTFLYPRYSKFWSSHRSIRGVFGWLTLIPTWLAFMVLRSNDYNQDPYNGAQLIMFLFLMVWSADVGAYFVGKSIGKHKLLPNVSPGKTLEGFIGGVVCACIFISIAGYSLGWQQHQFTLALIVTAIITTVSVLGDLNESMFKRQAGIKDSGAILPGHGGILDRIDSLTATAPVYALCYALLGWQ; the protein is encoded by the coding sequence TTGTTAAAACAACGTATTATTACCGCTGTTATCTTAGCGCCTTTAACTATTTTCGCCATTTTCTATTTACCTCTAGATCAATTTGCGGCTTTGTTTATGGCTGTTATGGCTATTGGTGCATGGGAGTGGGGACCTTTAATGGGCTTTGCCAATAAGCGCCGTCGTCTTGCTTTTGTCTGTGCGACGATTATTCTCATATCAGCGCTTTGGTACGCACTACCATTGTTACAACTCTGGTCTATTGATGGACAGCTTCATTCAGGTGTGTCGCTGGTATTATGGATTGCTGTCGCTTGGTGGTTTCTATCTGCAACGCTGACCTTTCTTTATCCTCGCTACAGTAAGTTTTGGTCAAGCCATCGCTCTATTCGTGGTGTATTTGGCTGGTTAACGCTTATTCCTACTTGGCTCGCTTTTATGGTGCTGCGTAGTAATGATTACAACCAAGATCCGTATAATGGCGCTCAGCTGATTATGTTTTTATTCTTAATGGTGTGGAGCGCTGATGTTGGTGCTTATTTTGTCGGTAAATCTATCGGTAAACATAAACTTCTCCCCAACGTCAGTCCAGGCAAAACCCTCGAAGGCTTTATTGGTGGTGTTGTTTGTGCCTGTATCTTTATTAGTATTGCCGGTTACTCGCTCGGATGGCAGCAACATCAATTTACCTTAGCGTTAATTGTCACCGCTATTATCACGACAGTGTCAGTGCTAGGTGATTTAAATGAAAGTATGTTTAAACGCCAAGCAGGCATAAAAGACAGTGGCGCAATCTTACCTGGTCATGGCGGTATCTTGGACAGAATTGATAGTTTAACCGCTACTGCGCCAGTTTATGCATTATGTTATGCCTTATTAGGCTGGCAGTAG
- the uppS gene encoding polyprenyl diphosphate synthase → MTEAITDTLIKVPQHVAIIMDGNGRWAQQRGKTRVAGHKSGVESVRTSVSTAIKYGVKALTLFAFSSENWQRPEQEVSVLMDLFMFVLTREVKKLHKNDVRFQVIGDVSRFSETLQKKIKVSEDLTANNKGMVLSVAANYGGRWDIANAAKVLAEKVSNNTMSVDDITEETLHQYTCLANLPELDLLIRTGGDFRISNFLLWQAAYAEFYFTETLWPDFDEQALINAMGCFDQRERRFGQTGEQIKN, encoded by the coding sequence ATGACTGAAGCAATAACAGATACTTTAATAAAAGTGCCGCAACACGTTGCCATTATAATGGATGGTAATGGACGTTGGGCGCAACAACGTGGAAAAACACGGGTTGCAGGTCATAAATCAGGTGTTGAATCAGTTCGAACATCAGTGAGTACTGCGATAAAATACGGGGTAAAAGCATTAACACTTTTTGCCTTTAGTAGTGAAAATTGGCAGCGTCCAGAACAAGAAGTTAGCGTATTGATGGATTTATTCATGTTTGTGCTAACACGAGAAGTGAAAAAGCTTCATAAAAATGATGTGCGCTTCCAAGTGATTGGCGATGTTTCACGTTTTTCAGAAACGTTACAGAAAAAAATAAAAGTTTCAGAAGATTTAACCGCAAACAATAAAGGTATGGTATTGTCTGTTGCAGCTAACTATGGCGGACGTTGGGACATCGCTAATGCCGCTAAAGTTTTAGCTGAAAAAGTATCCAATAACACCATGTCTGTTGATGATATAACCGAAGAAACACTCCATCAATATACTTGTTTAGCTAACTTACCTGAACTTGATTTACTTATTCGTACCGGTGGTGATTTTCGTATAAGTAATTTTTTATTATGGCAAGCAGCTTACGCAGAATTTTATTTTACAGAAACACTATGGCCTGATTTTGATGAACAAGCGCTCATTAACGCAATGGGATGCTTTGACCAAAGAGAACGACGTTTTGGTCAAACAGGTGAACAAATAAAAAATTAA
- the frr gene encoding ribosome recycling factor, which yields MINEIKQDAQDRMSKSIESLKSNLNKVRTGRAHRSLLDNIVVDYYGMETPLSQVGNIATPDARTLAITVFDKGMIGAVEKAILKSDLGLNPSSQGTLIRIPLPPLTEERRKDLVKVVKNEAENGKVAIRNIRRDANSDVKSLNKEKEINDDEMHQSEDDIQKLTDTYVKQVDDILSIKEKELMEI from the coding sequence GTGATAAATGAAATAAAACAAGATGCTCAAGACCGTATGAGTAAAAGTATCGAATCATTAAAAAGCAATTTAAACAAAGTAAGAACGGGGCGAGCACATCGTTCTTTACTTGATAATATTGTTGTTGATTATTACGGTATGGAAACACCATTAAGTCAAGTGGGCAACATTGCTACACCTGATGCGCGTACTTTAGCGATTACTGTCTTTGATAAAGGCATGATCGGAGCAGTAGAAAAAGCAATTTTGAAATCTGATTTGGGCTTGAACCCATCATCTCAAGGAACACTTATTCGTATTCCTTTACCACCTTTAACAGAAGAACGTCGTAAAGATCTTGTTAAAGTGGTTAAAAATGAAGCTGAAAATGGCAAGGTCGCTATTCGTAATATCCGCCGCGATGCTAATTCAGATGTAAAATCATTGAATAAAGAAAAAGAAATCAATGATGATGAAATGCATCAGTCTGAAGATGATATTCAAAAATTAACCGATACTTATGTAAAACAGGTTGATGATATCTTATCTATTAAAGAAAAAGAGTTAATGGAAATATAA
- the pyrH gene encoding UMP kinase → MSISPKPIYRRILLKLSGEALMGEEGFGIDPKVLDRMAQEIKELIEMGIQVGLVIGGGNLFRGAGLAEAGMNRVVGDQMGMLATVMNGLAMRDALHRAFVNAKLMSAIDLAGVCDRYNWAEGISLLKSGRVVIFSAGTGNPFFTTDSAACLRGIEIEADVVLKATKVDGIYSDDPVKNPDATLYSQLSYNEVLEKELKVMDLAAFTLARDHNMTIRVFNMNKPGALKAVVMGGNEGTTIDHSENLV, encoded by the coding sequence ATGAGCATCAGTCCAAAACCAATATATCGTCGAATTTTATTAAAACTTAGTGGTGAAGCCTTAATGGGTGAAGAGGGTTTCGGTATCGACCCTAAAGTTTTGGATCGTATGGCTCAAGAAATTAAAGAACTGATTGAAATGGGCATTCAAGTGGGTTTAGTTATTGGCGGCGGTAATTTGTTCCGTGGCGCTGGTCTTGCAGAAGCAGGAATGAACCGTGTTGTTGGTGACCAAATGGGTATGTTAGCAACCGTAATGAACGGCCTCGCGATGCGTGATGCCTTACATCGTGCTTTTGTTAATGCTAAATTAATGTCTGCAATTGACTTGGCGGGTGTTTGTGACCGTTATAACTGGGCTGAAGGCATCAGTTTATTAAAATCTGGCCGTGTTGTTATTTTCAGTGCCGGTACCGGTAATCCTTTCTTTACCACAGATTCAGCAGCTTGTTTACGCGGCATTGAAATTGAAGCTGATGTGGTTTTAAAAGCGACCAAGGTAGATGGCATCTACTCAGATGACCCGGTTAAAAACCCTGATGCTACCTTATATAGCCAATTAAGTTATAACGAAGTATTAGAAAAAGAACTCAAAGTAATGGATTTAGCCGCATTTACGCTCGCGCGTGATCACAATATGACTATTCGTGTTTTTAATATGAATAAGCCAGGTGCACTAAAAGCCGTGGTAATGGGCGGTAATGAAGGTACAACTATCGACCATTCAGAAAATTTAGTTTAA
- the tsf gene encoding translation elongation factor Ts has product MVITAAMVKELRERTAAGMMDCKKALQEAEGDMELAIENMRKNGQAKAAKKAGNIAAEGAILIKSADGVAALLEVNCQTDFVAKDSNFLGFANEVADAALASKATIEELQAQFEEKRITLVTKIGENINIRRVSYVEGAALASYSHGASIGVVVAGEGDAESLKHIAMHVAASKPEFLTPEDVADSVVENEQRIQLDILKAENDALDDKKKKPVELLEKIIIGRMKKFTGEISLTGQAFIMEPKKTVGVVLKEKGITVSNFVRLEVGEGIAKKEEDFAAEVEAQIAASKA; this is encoded by the coding sequence ATGGTAATTACTGCTGCAATGGTAAAAGAACTTCGTGAACGCACAGCTGCGGGCATGATGGATTGTAAAAAAGCTTTACAAGAAGCTGAAGGCGACATGGAACTTGCGATTGAAAATATGCGTAAGAACGGTCAAGCAAAAGCGGCTAAAAAAGCTGGTAACATCGCTGCTGAAGGTGCTATTTTAATTAAAAGCGCTGATGGCGTTGCTGCACTTCTTGAAGTTAACTGTCAGACTGATTTTGTTGCAAAAGATTCTAACTTCTTAGGTTTTGCTAACGAAGTTGCAGACGCTGCTTTAGCATCAAAAGCGACAATCGAAGAGTTACAAGCTCAATTTGAAGAAAAGCGTATTACGCTTGTGACTAAAATTGGTGAAAACATCAATATCCGTCGCGTTTCATACGTTGAAGGTGCTGCATTAGCTTCATATAGCCATGGCGCTAGTATTGGTGTTGTTGTTGCTGGTGAAGGCGATGCTGAATCATTAAAGCACATTGCTATGCACGTTGCTGCAAGTAAGCCTGAATTTTTAACACCTGAAGATGTTGCTGATAGTGTTGTAGAAAATGAACAGCGTATCCAGCTAGATATCTTAAAAGCTGAAAACGATGCTCTTGATGATAAAAAGAAAAAACCTGTAGAATTACTTGAAAAGATCATTATAGGTCGTATGAAGAAATTTACCGGTGAAATTTCTTTGACGGGTCAAGCATTCATCATGGAACCTAAGAAAACTGTTGGTGTTGTTCTTAAAGAGAAAGGCATTACGGTTTCTAACTTTGTTCGTTTAGAAGTTGGTGAAGGCATTGCTAAGAAAGAAGAAGATTTTGCGGCTGAAGTTGAAGCACAAATTGCTGCATCAAAAGCTTAA
- the rpsB gene encoding 30S ribosomal protein S2: MPNVSMRDMLKAGVHFGHKTRYWNPKMKTYIFGSRDKVHIINLEQTVPMFNEALAFLSGVSAKKGKVLFVGTKRAASDAIKDAAIKCDQFYVNHRWLGGMLTNWKTVRQSIKRLKDLEAQSSDGTFEALTKKEALMRTREMEKLDKSLGGIKNMGGLPDVLFIIDADHEHISIKEAKNLGIPVISVVDTNSNPDNIDFIIPGNDDAIRAVTLYTDSAANAVLAGREKNIVVQAEKDGFVEAE; the protein is encoded by the coding sequence ATGCCAAACGTTTCTATGCGCGATATGCTTAAAGCAGGTGTTCATTTCGGTCACAAAACCCGTTACTGGAACCCAAAAATGAAAACTTACATTTTTGGTTCACGCGATAAAGTTCATATCATCAACCTTGAACAAACTGTTCCTATGTTCAATGAAGCCCTTGCTTTCTTATCAGGTGTTTCTGCGAAAAAAGGTAAAGTTTTATTTGTTGGTACTAAGCGCGCTGCAAGCGATGCAATTAAAGATGCTGCTATCAAATGTGATCAGTTTTACGTTAATCACCGTTGGTTAGGTGGTATGTTGACTAACTGGAAAACAGTTCGTCAATCAATCAAGCGTTTAAAAGATCTTGAAGCACAAAGCTCTGACGGTACTTTTGAAGCTCTTACTAAAAAAGAAGCTTTGATGCGTACACGTGAAATGGAAAAACTTGACAAAAGTCTTGGTGGAATCAAAAACATGGGTGGTTTACCTGACGTTTTATTCATCATTGATGCTGATCATGAACACATTTCTATCAAAGAAGCTAAAAACTTAGGTATTCCAGTAATATCTGTAGTTGATACAAACTCAAACCCAGATAACATTGATTTCATTATCCCGGGTAACGACGATGCAATTCGCGCTGTGACTTTATACACTGATTCTGCTGCTAACGCAGTTTTAGCTGGTCGTGAAAAGAACATTGTTGTTCAAGCTGAAAAAGACGGTTTTGTAGAAGCTGAATAA